One Cryptomeria japonica chromosome 9, Sugi_1.0, whole genome shotgun sequence genomic window carries:
- the LOC131066738 gene encoding xyloglucan endotransglucosylase protein 2 — protein MMLLNMLPKVFLLFMVVALPTAMAGKPPSPVDVSFSRNYVPTWAFDHIMQIDGGKQVDLVLDKSTGTGFQTKGEYLFGHFSMTIKMVPGDSAGVVTAFYLSSQNSEHDEIDFEFLGNRTGQPYILQTNVFSGGRGDREQRIYLWFDPTKEFHSYSVLWNMNQIVFFVDDVPIRVFKNSHDLGVRYPFNQPMKIYSSLWNADDWATRGGLEKTDWNKAPFVAAYKGFHVDGCEASAPNSQCSTVGMRWWDKKEFDDLDGLQWRKLKEVRQKYTIYNYCTDRVRFPKMAPECARDQDV, from the exons ATGATGTTACTGAATATGCTGCCAAAAGTATTTCTACTCTTCATGGTAGTGGCTCTTCCAACTGCCATGGCTGGAAAACCTCCAAGTCCTGTGGATGTGTCATTTTCAAGGAACTATGTTCCCACTTGGGCTTTTGATCATATCATGCAAATCGATGGTGGAAAACAGGTCGACCTTGTTCTAGATAAATCCACAG GCACTGGATTTCAGACTAAGGGGGAATATTTGTTTGGACACTTCAGTATGACTATCAAGATGGTCCCAGGGGACTCTGCAGGGGTTGTAACTGCCTTTTAT CTATCCTCACAGAACTCAGAGCATGATGAGATAGACTTTGAGTTCTTAGGAAACAGGACTGGGCAGCCCTACATTCTCCAAACCAATGTGTTCAGTGGAGGGAGAGGAGACAGAGAGCAGCGCATATACCTCTGGTTTGACCCCACTAAAGAATTCCATTCGTACTCTGTTCTCTGGAACATGAATCAGATTGT GTTCTTTGTAGATGATGTTCCAATCAGAGTGTTCAAGAACAGCCATGATTTGGGAGTGAGGTATCCATTCAATCAGCCCATGAAGATCTACTCAAGCCTGTGGAATGCAGATGACTGGGCCACAAGAGGGGGACTTGAGAAGACAGACTGGAACAAGGCACCATTTGTTGCAGCATACAAGGGATTCCATGTTGATGGGTGTGAGGCATCTGCACCAAACTCACAGTGCTCAACAGTGGGCATGAGGTGGTGGGATAAGaaggaatttgatgatttggatggaCTACAGTGGAGAAAGCTCAAGGAGGTGCGCCAAAAGTATACCATCTACAACTATTGCACAGACAGAGTCCGTTTTCCAAAAATGGCTCCCGAATGTGCAAGAGACCAAGATGTCTAG